From the Polaribacter huanghezhanensis genome, the window TGATAACATCTAATACTTGCGTAATTGGATCAATTTTTTTGTATTCCTCTACTTCGTCTTTCGTTCTATAATGTTGTGCATCAGACATAGAATGTCCTCTATAACGATAGGTTTTCATTTCTAGGAAAGTAGGTCCATCACCACGACGAGCTCTTTGAATTGCTTCGTCAACAGCTTCTGCAACTTTAATAGGATTCATTCCGTCAACGGGTCCACAAGGCATTTCGTATCCTAAACCAAGTTTCCAGATGTCTGTATGATTGGCAGTTCTTTCTACAGAAGTTCCCATTGCGTAACCATTGTTTTCAACAATAAAAACAACAGGTAATTTCCAAAGCATTGCCATGTTAAAAGCTTCGTGTAAAGAACCTTGTCTTGCAGCTCCATCACCAAAATAGGTTAATGTTACTCCGTCTCTACCTGCATACTTGTCTCCAAATGCAATTCCTGCACCTAAAGGAATTTGTCCACCAACAATTCCGTGGCCACCATAAAATCCTTTTTCTTTAGAAAAAATGTGCATAGAACCTCCCATTCCTTTAGAAGTTCCGGTTACTTTACCGTACAATTCTGCCATTACAGCTTTAGGATCTACGCCCATTCCGATTGGTTGAACGTGGTTACGGTATGCGGTAATCATTTTGTCTTTACCTAATTCCATTGCGTGTAATGAGCCTGCTAAAACAGCTTCTTGCCCGTTATATAAGTGTAAAAAACCTCTTACTTTTTGTTGGATATAAACCGCAGCAAGTTTGTCTTCAAACTTTCTCCAAAACAGCATATCTCTATACCAATTTACGTAAGTTTCTTTGGTGATTTTTTTCATTATTTGTATGATGTTAAAAGTCTAATTTAAGAAGCATAAAATGGAATGCTAACTGCAAAAATAAGGGTTTTTTAGTTTTTAAAAAAAATGTTTTTAATAAAAAGTAAAACGCTTCAAAAACTAATTTTAAGAATAGATTTTTTATTTATCTTTTGCGATTAAAATTGTAGCAACAGCACCAGTTGCAAGATTCCATTCGTTAGATGAAATTAAGTTGTTTTTATCATCATACACTTTAAATGCAGCCGTATTTGGACCAGAAGTACCTTGGTTTAATGCTATAAAAGCAATTTTGTTAATTCCTATACCGATGGGAATTGTAAATTTTTTATAATTTCGTTCTAAAGTAATATTTCTAATTATGGGAATATCGTTTACAAGAATGGTAACCATATCTCCGTCTGGATATTGAAAATCTCTACAAATAATGGTTATATTATTTGAATCTGTTCTAAAACTCCCTAAATCTTGGTCTATTTTTGGATATTGGTATCTACCATTTATTTTTTTATAGGCTTTTAAAATGCGCTCTTCATTTATTTTAGCTTGACTAATAATTCCTTTATTTTTTAAATCAAGATCTTTTTGTGCTTGTGTTTTTTGAGAATTATTATATGCATTTTTAAACCCTTTTGTTGCATCAAAATTTAAGTCGCCAGATTTATTTACTGAAGTTGTTTTTGCTTTTATAGAAATGGTTTTTTTCGCCCCAATTTTATCCTCTTGAGAATGCATTGATTGAGCCGTTATCAGCAGGAAGCTTAAAACAAAAAAAAGATGTTTTTTAAAATTCATAAATGAAAAATATAATTTCTATGTTACAAATATAATACCGTTAAATTTAAGTAGTGTTTTAGTTCTGTTAAAATTGATTTAATTAATAGGAAAATTAAAATAAGTACTTGGGAAAGGTTCATTTTTTAACGTAAAATGCCACCATTCGTTTTCGTAAGGATTAAATCCGTTAGAAAGCATTAAACTTCGAAGTAATAATCGATTCGCCCTTTGTTTTTCCGTTAGTTTTTTATAGATAACATGCGATGTATTTCCAAAGAAATCATACGGACTTCCCATATCTAACTCTTTTCCTGTTGTTACATCTACAATTGTTAAATCTACTGTGCTTCCTCTCGTATGTCCAGATTTTGAAGCAATATATCCTAATTTAAACAATTGGTTTTTTGGGACCTTCGGGTAATAGTATTGTTTCATTAATGTATCGTTCAATCTTTTTGCCCAACGCACAAAATGATCTACAGCTTGTTGCGGTCTGTAGGCATCAAAGACTTTAAGACTTAGATTGAATTGCATCAATTTTTGCTGTACTTTTTTTAAAGCGATCGCGGCAGGTTTAGAAACAATAATGGTTGCTTTTTGATAACCATCAATGGGTTTTCCTATAAAATTATTGTGAGAAATATATCTCATTTCTGATTGAATAGTATGATCTACATCTTTTAAATACACAAATCCTTTAGGTAAATTTTGTCCGAAACTAGAAATTGAAATGCAAAAGAGTAGTAAAAGTAATGTTGCTTTTTTCATGTTATAAAAGTACTAAAAAAAGCAAAAGCCATATTATTAAAATATGACTTTTACAAAGTAAACTAATAAAACCAAGTATTAGTACTATAAGTAAGGCTGAAGATGCCTTACCATAGATTTTAAATAGGTTAATGGAGGCTAATCACTTTTGTAATTTTCCAAGTATTTTTTTCTTTTTTCCAAATCATAATAAATTTACTAGGAATAGATTTTGCATTAGGTTCTTCTTTATTAAAGAATTTGTGATATCCAATTTCTATAGCTCCGTAATTTTTAATTGGATAAACTTCTATGCTTCCTTTTATCAATGTTCGTGTTACTTTATTGCAAATATTTTCTTTTAACGCTTTTAAAAGTCCATTTTTATCTGTTGATAAACCGCCTTTATCATGAAAAAACTCAATGTTTTCATCGTATAAATCTGCTTGAGTTTCCATATCGCACGTATTGTAGGCATCAAAATATGTTGCGTCCATTTTTACAATTTGATTGTGTAAATCTACATTTGACGGTTTGTATTTCGGAATTTCATTTACTTGTCCTACGACAAAAAATGAAGTTAGAAATACCAAAAAGCATAAGCAATTTTTAATAAATGTTATTTCTCTAAGCATATTTTTAAATTGAATTTAATTTTCTAAAAATGATGTTTTTTGCCCTGCTGCTAGACACTTTAAATCCGGTAATTTGATAGTTTTTATTTCTTGTAAATGTTATATCTCTGAAAGAACCTTTGTTGCCAATAAAGAAGGCGTTTTTTATAGCTTTTAACTTAAAATCTCCAGTTCTTTGATGATTTGCTATTAGTCGATTTTCTTTTGAATAAAATGTATATGTTGTGTTTAATTCTTCACTGTAATAGGTTCCTGTAAACTCTTTAATACTTTTTTCATTGTAGTTTGCTGGAATATATTTTTCAAATTTTAATGTATAACCATCATCTAGAATAACATTCATTTTTGTTTTATCAATTTTAACAGCAGTATATTCTTTGGTAGAAAATTCATATTCATTTTTATTAACGGCATTTAGTTTTGTTAATTTTCCATCTCCGCCAACATAATTTAAATGACCATTATTAATTCTTAATTCTCTTGTAAATCGATCTTTATAATTCCAGTAAAATCCTACTTGTTTTTTAAAATTGTTAAGGTCAACTTTTATATAGGTATTTTTCTTTGTTAATTTTTTTGAAACCTTTTTTTTCTGTTTCACAAAACTGTCTAAACAAATTCCTGTTAGCTTGTTAATAATTCTACCGCCGTTTAACTCACCGTTATTACTTAGAAAAATAATAGACATATTTTGTTTTGGAAACCAACCAATATATGCTTGGTAACTTGCATCAAGCCCACTATGTTCTATTTTTGGAATTCCTTTGTAATTATTTATAAAAAGCCCCAAACCATAATCATAAGAATTCCCATTATTTAGTTTTCCTAATTGTTGCATTTTTTCAAATATTTTTTTAGATCCAACAGAGTAAGTTGTAAAATTTATAGCCCATTTACTTAAATCGTATAAAGATGTTGAAAGATTTGTTGCGCCAACACTTGCGTTTTGAAAAATGTTTTTTATAAAATTGTTATTTTCTTTATAATAAGAGTATGCTTTGTTTTTTATTAGTAAACCTACTTTGTCTGTAAATTGAGTTTGATTCATTTTTAAAGGGATAAAAATGCGTTCTTTCGTAAAATCAGCAAACGATTTTTTTGAAACCCTAGCAACTACTTCTGCTAATAATGTGTAGCCAGAATTACTATACATAAATTGCTCGTTTGGAGCAAAATTTAGATTTTTTTGTTTGTAAATTAATTCTAAAACTTGTCTATTGGTAATAATATCATCAGAGTTCCAACCCGCCATTCGTGCTAAGTTATGTTGATCTCTAATTCCACTTGTATGATTTGCTAATTGTCTTAATGTGATTTTTTTTTCAAATTGATGTAATTCAGGAATGTACTTTCTAATGTCATCTTCTAAAGACAGCTTTCCATCAGCTTCTAATAACAATATTGCAAAAGCAGTAAATTGTTTAGAAACAGAAGCTGTATGAAAAACAGTTGAATTTGTTATGGGTATTTGATATTCTAAATTAGCCAATCCATAATTTTTTTGAACAATAAACTTGTTGCCTTTTATAATTCCAACACTAACTCCAGGGTCAGTATCTTTAATATCTTTAAAAAGAATATCAACCTTATTTTCTATAGATAACTTTGAATTTTCAATTACTTGACCAGCGGCAAATAATGACATTAAAAATGCGATGATAGAAAGAAAGACCTTGATCATAATTTTAATTTTTAAAACTCCTTATTTTAGTTTGAAGAAATACTTCCGCCAGAAGATTTCTTTTTATCGATCTTTTTAGGATTTCCTCTGTAGTCAATATCTCCGCCGCTACTTGCTTTTGCTGTTAAAGATTCTATTGCAAATACATCGATATCTGCGCCGCTATTTACTTTTACGGTTGCATTTTTACTTTCTAAACCGTATGCTCTAATCGAACTTCCACTAGTTGCTTTTGCTGTAAAATAGTTGGTTGTTCCTTTAAGTCTTAAATCTGCTCCGCTAGAAGCACTAGAACTTACGGTGTCTGCATTTATAGCTATTCTTGCATCTGCGCCGCTACTAACATGCACATCAAAAATAGCTGCTTTTATTGTGTTTTCGGTCACAACATCGCTTCCGCTTGTTGCTTTAATTGCGTTAATGTTTGGAGCAGAAAGATATATTTTTTTAGATTTTGCTCTTCTAATATTTCTTTTGGATGTAATTTTTAATACGCCGTTTCTAACTTCAGTTCTAATTAGTTTGTGTAGATTTTCATCCGCTTTTACAACTAATGATAAATCATTGTCTTGTGTAATGTACAACTGAATTCCTTGACCAACTTCTACTTTTGTAAAGGCGTCATTAATTTTACGCGTTTCTGTAATTACATTTCTATTTCCTGTAACCGAATTAAGACCCTCTATCATACAAGATGTGGTAACGGTTGCGATAAAAAGTAATGCGAATGTTTTGGTGATGATTGATTTCATGGTTTTTTATTTTAAGATTCAAAGGTCAATATATAGACGCTTTGAAACGAATTTTGGTTACTCAATTGTTGATTTTTATTGATGAATTGTTATTCTTCTACGTTGTCTTCTAGCATTTTTAATTCTTTACTATTCAATCCATCATCAGTCATCATAAAATAATGCTTTACCATATTTCTATCATACGTGTTTGTAGTGTTTTCTATGTTACGCAAATAACTTTTTGTAGAATCGTCAAAATATACAGTTACATCATTTGGAATAAATAGTTTTATATAAACATCTTCATCTTTAAATGCATTTTTAAATTCGCTAACAAAATACGCATCTAATAAAATTTCATTGCCTTCCATTTTATAGTTGTACGAAATGCTTTCTGCATTTTCAATTGCATTTAATTTATTTCTTCCTTCAGAAGATTTTCTAATTTGTAAATATGCTTTGTTAGAATCGCTTTTTTCTACATCAATATATACATCGGTTGATGCTAATTTTTTTTGATCACCTTGATAAATAACTTCTACATTATTGTTTCTGTAATTGTTGTATTGATAATAGAAATCTTTGTTTTTTACCATTTTTAAAGTGATGGTGTCATTTGCAACAGCGGTTAAATCGATGGTTTCAATTTTATTTCCTGATGAAGCTTTTGTAGTTCCAAATTCTATTCCTGCAAAAACAAATACTAAAATTGCAGCCAACCAAATACCAAATAAGGTTAATGATGTTGCTTTGCTAAACTGTTTTACATTGCTCGATAAGATTCGCAATCCTAATACAAATAGAATTAAAAATGGAATTCCGATGACTAAAAATGCACAAATCATTAATAACCAATAAGGCAATACTGAGTCATAAAAAAAGGGTTGATATAAAGGGAAATCACCATCAAATCCTAGAAATTCTAAACTTCCTATAGAAAATGCACCAATAATTAAAGAGATTAATGTGACTGCGGCAACAAACATTAGAATCACTCCAATAAACTTTCCAATTATTTTAAAAATGGTTAGAATTATTGAGCCTAAAGTGTCTAAAAAATCTTGAAAACCCGATGTTGCTTTTTTGCTTCCTTTTTTTAACCCTTCGTTTACTTTGGATGCACCATCTTTAATTTTACCCGAAACTTCACTGGCACTATTTTTTATGGTTTCTGATACATGGCTAAATTCTTCACGAATTTTTTTTTCAATATTATCAATATTTACGGCTTCGCCTTCCATTTGTAATTTCTCTGCAGTTGTTGCTGCTTCAGGAATTACAATCCAAAGAATAATATAAGTTACAATACTAAATCCGCTAAATGCTAATAAGATAAATGCCAAACGAATCCAAACAGTATCTACATTAAAATAATGTGCAATTCCTGATGCAACACCACCTAAAAACTTGTCGTCTCCGTCTCTAAATAGTTTTTTGCCAGAAGAAGAAGAAGTTCTTCTTCTTTGATAGTTGTAATCTTCATTTGCATAGCCTTCTTCTGCATCTGCATAATCTTCTGGTTGTCCCATGATTTTGATCACTTCATCAATATCACTTTCGTTCACAACCTGACGGGCGTCTGTTATTTTTTCTGATAACAATTCGCTTATACGAGCTTCGATATCTGAAATAATTTCATTTTTTCCTTGAGGATCATCGCTTAAAGACCTAGAAATAGAATCTAAATATCTTTTTAATTTTTGAAAAGCAATTTCATCTATATGGAAAAAGAATCCTCCTAAATTTATGTTTATTGTCTTATTCATTATGTTGTTTTTTTACTTGTTATTTGGTTTACAGCTGTTACTAGGTTTCCCCAGGTTTTGTCTAATTCTTTAGAAAACATGGTTCCGTTTTCTGTTAATACATAATACTTTCTCGGTGGTCCAGAGTTAGATTCTTCCCATCGATAAGTTAATAATCCTGCGTTTTTTAATCTTGTTAGTAGCGGATAAATAGTTCCTTCTACTACAATCATTTCTGCACCTTTTAATGTTTCTAAGATTTCAGAAGTGTATGCATCGCCATGTTTTAAAATAGATAAGATGCAGAATTCTAAAACTCCTTTTCGCATTTGTGCTTTTGTATTTTCTATCTTCATATAAAGAGTTTTATACGTGTTATTTAATAAATTTTATCGTAAAAGGATATTTATAATCTTCTCCTTCTTTAGATTTTAATGCTGCAATAATGATCAATGCAATTTTTATAAATCCGATTAATGTTATTAGGGATGCCATTCCAAAGATTCCAAACAAACCTCCGTTGCCCCAATCCCAATGAAAATTATTATAATCGTTCATGTGTCTTATAAAAGAACCAAGAGCAAATGGAAAAATTGAGACTCCTAAAATAAAAATATACAAAGCGTAACTAATGTTAAAGTTGACCGCTTCTTTTCCTTGTTCATCTAAAAAACGACTTCTGTCTTTCATCGTTTGCCATAATATTAATGGTACAATTATACTTCCAAATGGAATCATAAATCCAGCAAAAGCCGAAATATGGATTAAGAATGCGTTGGTGTTTTCGTTATTTTTATTCATGATTATAATTTTATATACTACTTGACTATGCAAATATATATATAAAAGATGGTACTATGCAAAACAAAGTACTATATTTTTTTAAAATATTTTTTATTTAATGATTTTTTTATTGATTAAAAAGACTTACATTGCTTGCTGATAAAGGGTTTTATGATTTTTTATTTCCATCAAAAAAACAGCTAGAACATGAAAATTACACCTCGTAAAATCAATTTATACATGCTATTTAAATTGCCATCAGCATTTTTCTGTGGTGTTAGAGTCGTGTCAATTTCTGATACAAAAGCAGTTGTAAAAGTAAAACACCGATGGGTCAATCAGAATCCGTTTAAATCGTTGTATTGGGCAGTGCAAGGAATGGCTTCAGAATTTGCTACTGGAGTTTTAATGATTGAGGAAATAAGAAAATCAAACAGAAAAATATCGATGTTGGTGACGCATCAAGAAGGTCGTTTCACAAAAAAAGCGACTGGTAGAATCAACTTTACATGTGAAGATGGAAACTTGATAAAAGATGCAATTCAGAAATCAATTGAAACAGGTGAAGGACAAGTTATTCATTTAACGGCAGCAGGAATTGACACATCTGGAGATGTAGTTTCTCAGTTTGTGTACGAATGGAGTCTTAAAGTGAAACTTTGATTAATTATCAGTTATCAATTATCGGTTAGCAGTGTTTAGTTACGATGAAAACCGATTTTAAATACGTATAATTATTTAGCTTTTATTGGAACCCAAATTTCTTCTTCAGAGTTAGAATCGGCATTTTTATAATTTTTCCCCAATACTTCAAAATGTGGTCTGTTGTCTAAAAAGTACTCTGAACTTGGCAACCAAGTTCTAAAAATATATTCAAAAATACTTGTGTCTAAACTAGACCCTTTATGATCAAAAACAGCGTAAAGTCCAGCAGTTAAGACAAATTTTTCCATGCCGTTTGGAATGGTATCAAAATCAGAAACTTCTGTTGTTGCCCATTTTTCGAAAACAGCACTAGGATTAGAAGTTTCAAAATGTGTTGGACTGTACACTTGCATGCTCATCAAATCGGTAGATACATTATTGGTAATTTCTCTACGCCTTTGCATAAAACTTTTCCAAAGCTCGCCGGTTTTATTATCAACTAACGACATTGATGTATGCAAACCAACTAATTTTTTTTTGGATAACTTTTCTATTCTAGGTTTCATTTCCTTTTAAATAGTTTTTACAAAATCTAAAAAGACTTTTTTGTGCAATTCTAAATCCATATTCGGAGAAAGCGCTGTACGGATAATATAATCTTTATCGCCTTCTTTTGTAGTTCCTTGTGTTGAGGTTGCAGGAATCGTCCAATAACACCCTTTTAACTGACCATAACTTACACAATACTTGCTTTCATTCGGAATTTTAGCAATCATTAAATTGATTAATTGAAGATTCAATGCGCGTTTATAGGTTTCTTTTTCTTCGGCAGTAGTTCCTTTTGTAGGTAGGTCTAATGAAAACACAGAAGGTGTAAATCCTTGTGTTGCCAACTCTTCTGAAACAAAATTTATTTTTGCTTCTGGTAATGTTTCGTGGATAAAGTTTACAAATTCTCGTGTGTTTTTATACGCATCGCTAATTCGTTGCTTCATTGATGGCAATTGTGTTGCTAATATTTCATACTGAAGCGCCGTTGCTTCGTTATCACACAAAGTTAAATGCAGTTCTATTTTATCTAACAACGCAGTTGTTTTTGTATTTCCGATTACATAACCAGCTGTACATTTTCCGCCACTCGGAAATTTAGATCCGCTTGCATATGAAATCGTTCTAACGGTTGATAGGATTTCTCCTTCGCCTAAGAAATGTACATTCGGACAAAATGTTTGATCTAAAATAAAAACTGGATCAACCGCAATTTTGCCTGTTGAAGTTGTACGTTCTTCACTTAAAACATTTTTTAATTGAATCAAATCCGGAACTTCAACTCTTGGATTTGTAGGAATTTCTGCAATGATAAAAGGAATTGCATCTTCACTAGCAATTTTAGTTAAAACGGCATCAATACTTTGTACCATATCGTTATCGCCATCAACAGGTAAATCTACCACTGCTACATTTTCTAAACAAGCAGCAACGCGTCTTGCTTGGTCGTTAGTGCCTCCGTAACAATTTGGTGGAACAATAAATTTGATTGCTTTTCCTGGGTGATTTTCTAAAGCATCATCAATTAATCCCATCATAATTGCATACTGAACAGACAATCCGCTTGAGCCAACCAATGCTTTTGTGTTAGAACCTGTAATGCTTTTTATAGCATCTGTAACACGTTTTTTGTTTGTTGCTACATCACTGTTTTGAATAGCAATTGCAATATTTTCTGTCAACGATTTTAAAGCAACCAAAGAATTTGCTGGCGTCATCGCAATGGTTTCTCTTCTTCTAACATGTTGAATTTCTGAAATGTAATTCTTGTTTTCTTCACCATTTACCAATAAAACACTTCCTAATCCGTTGTGTAAATTGATGTAAAAATCGATATTTTTAGACCGTGTTGTTGTAGAAATTTGATGGTGTTCTGAAATAAAAATAGTACTTCCGTCAAATGTAGAAATGGTTGATTCATTTTCAACCTTCTTCAATTCAAATTGATACCCATACACACTTTTTATAATGTCAGCATCAAAAGTTGCTGGTAGTTTGTCTGTATAAACAATTTGCGTTTTTTTATTTTCTAATAGATTTTTTCTTAGAATTGCCAAAACAGGAACTGTTTGTGAAGAAAAACTAATCACGCTTTCAGATGTTAACTGATGTAAATTTGCAATTGACCATTCTAACACACAAGATAATGGATGTCCTAATCGAATATAATCGTACGCGGTTGGCAATTTGCTCAATGCAGAAGACGTAGCATTGTTGTTGTGAAACAAGGTTTCAAA encodes:
- a CDS encoding PspC domain-containing protein, with translation MNKTININLGGFFFHIDEIAFQKLKRYLDSISRSLSDDPQGKNEIISDIEARISELLSEKITDARQVVNESDIDEVIKIMGQPEDYADAEEGYANEDYNYQRRRTSSSSGKKLFRDGDDKFLGGVASGIAHYFNVDTVWIRLAFILLAFSGFSIVTYIILWIVIPEAATTAEKLQMEGEAVNIDNIEKKIREEFSHVSETIKNSASEVSGKIKDGASKVNEGLKKGSKKATSGFQDFLDTLGSIILTIFKIIGKFIGVILMFVAAVTLISLIIGAFSIGSLEFLGFDGDFPLYQPFFYDSVLPYWLLMICAFLVIGIPFLILFVLGLRILSSNVKQFSKATSLTLFGIWLAAILVFVFAGIEFGTTKASSGNKIETIDLTAVANDTITLKMVKNKDFYYQYNNYRNNNVEVIYQGDQKKLASTDVYIDVEKSDSNKAYLQIRKSSEGRNKLNAIENAESISYNYKMEGNEILLDAYFVSEFKNAFKDEDVYIKLFIPNDVTVYFDDSTKSYLRNIENTTNTYDRNMVKHYFMMTDDGLNSKELKMLEDNVEE
- a CDS encoding DUF4870 domain-containing protein, coding for MNKNNENTNAFLIHISAFAGFMIPFGSIIVPLILWQTMKDRSRFLDEQGKEAVNFNISYALYIFILGVSIFPFALGSFIRHMNDYNNFHWDWGNGGLFGIFGMASLITLIGFIKIALIIIAALKSKEGEDYKYPFTIKFIK
- a CDS encoding cystathionine beta-synthase, with product MEDTKRINYIKDVLENMPTDWLNLTTHQLDIYNEKLAKTQFLDQFETLFHNNNATSSALSKLPTAYDYIRLGHPLSCVLEWSIANLHQLTSESVISFSSQTVPVLAILRKNLLENKKTQIVYTDKLPATFDADIIKSVYGYQFELKKVENESTISTFDGSTIFISEHHQISTTTRSKNIDFYINLHNGLGSVLLVNGEENKNYISEIQHVRRRETIAMTPANSLVALKSLTENIAIAIQNSDVATNKKRVTDAIKSITGSNTKALVGSSGLSVQYAIMMGLIDDALENHPGKAIKFIVPPNCYGGTNDQARRVAACLENVAVVDLPVDGDNDMVQSIDAVLTKIASEDAIPFIIAEIPTNPRVEVPDLIQLKNVLSEERTTSTGKIAVDPVFILDQTFCPNVHFLGEGEILSTVRTISYASGSKFPSGGKCTAGYVIGNTKTTALLDKIELHLTLCDNEATALQYEILATQLPSMKQRISDAYKNTREFVNFIHETLPEAKINFVSEELATQGFTPSVFSLDLPTKGTTAEEKETYKRALNLQLINLMIAKIPNESKYCVSYGQLKGCYWTIPATSTQGTTKEGDKDYIIRTALSPNMDLELHKKVFLDFVKTI
- the pdhA gene encoding pyruvate dehydrogenase (acetyl-transferring) E1 component subunit alpha, which codes for MKKITKETYVNWYRDMLFWRKFEDKLAAVYIQQKVRGFLHLYNGQEAVLAGSLHAMELGKDKMITAYRNHVQPIGMGVDPKAVMAELYGKVTGTSKGMGGSMHIFSKEKGFYGGHGIVGGQIPLGAGIAFGDKYAGRDGVTLTYFGDGAARQGSLHEAFNMAMLWKLPVVFIVENNGYAMGTSVERTANHTDIWKLGLGYEMPCGPVDGMNPIKVAEAVDEAIQRARRGDGPTFLEMKTYRYRGHSMSDAQHYRTKDEVEEYKKIDPITQVLDVIKEKKYASQEEIDTIDKEVKALVKECEEFAENSPYPEVNQLYDVVYEQEDYPFIKR
- a CDS encoding nuclear transport factor 2 family protein, with the translated sequence MLREITFIKNCLCFLVFLTSFFVVGQVNEIPKYKPSNVDLHNQIVKMDATYFDAYNTCDMETQADLYDENIEFFHDKGGLSTDKNGLLKALKENICNKVTRTLIKGSIEVYPIKNYGAIEIGYHKFFNKEEPNAKSIPSKFIMIWKKEKNTWKITKVISLH
- a CDS encoding head GIN domain-containing protein codes for the protein MKSIITKTFALLFIATVTTSCMIEGLNSVTGNRNVITETRKINDAFTKVEVGQGIQLYITQDNDLSLVVKADENLHKLIRTEVRNGVLKITSKRNIRRAKSKKIYLSAPNINAIKATSGSDVVTENTIKAAIFDVHVSSGADARIAINADTVSSSASSGADLRLKGTTNYFTAKATSGSSIRAYGLESKNATVKVNSGADIDVFAIESLTAKASSGGDIDYRGNPKKIDKKKSSGGSISSN
- a CDS encoding DUF4442 domain-containing protein, whose protein sequence is MKITPRKINLYMLFKLPSAFFCGVRVVSISDTKAVVKVKHRWVNQNPFKSLYWAVQGMASEFATGVLMIEEIRKSNRKISMLVTHQEGRFTKKATGRINFTCEDGNLIKDAIQKSIETGEGQVIHLTAAGIDTSGDVVSQFVYEWSLKVKL
- a CDS encoding serine hydrolase domain-containing protein, whose amino-acid sequence is MIKVFLSIIAFLMSLFAAGQVIENSKLSIENKVDILFKDIKDTDPGVSVGIIKGNKFIVQKNYGLANLEYQIPITNSTVFHTASVSKQFTAFAILLLEADGKLSLEDDIRKYIPELHQFEKKITLRQLANHTSGIRDQHNLARMAGWNSDDIITNRQVLELIYKQKNLNFAPNEQFMYSNSGYTLLAEVVARVSKKSFADFTKERIFIPLKMNQTQFTDKVGLLIKNKAYSYYKENNNFIKNIFQNASVGATNLSTSLYDLSKWAINFTTYSVGSKKIFEKMQQLGKLNNGNSYDYGLGLFINNYKGIPKIEHSGLDASYQAYIGWFPKQNMSIIFLSNNGELNGGRIINKLTGICLDSFVKQKKKVSKKLTKKNTYIKVDLNNFKKQVGFYWNYKDRFTRELRINNGHLNYVGGDGKLTKLNAVNKNEYEFSTKEYTAVKIDKTKMNVILDDGYTLKFEKYIPANYNEKSIKEFTGTYYSEELNTTYTFYSKENRLIANHQRTGDFKLKAIKNAFFIGNKGSFRDITFTRNKNYQITGFKVSSSRAKNIIFRKLNSI
- a CDS encoding GyrI-like domain-containing protein, whose amino-acid sequence is MKPRIEKLSKKKLVGLHTSMSLVDNKTGELWKSFMQRRREITNNVSTDLMSMQVYSPTHFETSNPSAVFEKWATTEVSDFDTIPNGMEKFVLTAGLYAVFDHKGSSLDTSIFEYIFRTWLPSSEYFLDNRPHFEVLGKNYKNADSNSEEEIWVPIKAK
- a CDS encoding PadR family transcriptional regulator; this encodes MKIENTKAQMRKGVLEFCILSILKHGDAYTSEILETLKGAEMIVVEGTIYPLLTRLKNAGLLTYRWEESNSGPPRKYYVLTENGTMFSKELDKTWGNLVTAVNQITSKKTT
- a CDS encoding M15 family metallopeptidase, with the protein product MKKATLLLLLFCISISSFGQNLPKGFVYLKDVDHTIQSEMRYISHNNFIGKPIDGYQKATIIVSKPAAIALKKVQQKLMQFNLSLKVFDAYRPQQAVDHFVRWAKRLNDTLMKQYYYPKVPKNQLFKLGYIASKSGHTRGSTVDLTIVDVTTGKELDMGSPYDFFGNTSHVIYKKLTEKQRANRLLLRSLMLSNGFNPYENEWWHFTLKNEPFPSTYFNFPIN